TGCAGGGCGTCGAGCTTGTTCGCGGGGGTCGGGGTGAACGTGTCCAGCTGCGCGACCTGCGCGGCGAGGGTCTTGTCGATCCAGCTCACCAGGTCGGTGCTGTCGGCACGGGGTCGTTGGATGAACAAGGAGATGACGAATTCCTTGTAGGCCATGAAGGTGCCGACGGTAGGAACGCCGGGACGCCAATGGATGTAGGCGTCGGGGTACTTGGTCGACGAGAGCTTGCGGTTCTCCGGCGACACGGCGATGTCCACATCCTCGAGTTCACGAGCGGTGAGCCTCGCGTCGGCCTCGTCGGGGAAGCGGAACACGGCGTCGGTGATCGCGGTGGCGTCGGGGGACGGGTTGGTCTGGCCGGCGGGGTCGGGGCGGTCGGCGCCGCTGGCGGCGTAACCGACGATCAGCTTGCGGTTGTCGAAAACCGGCTTGGAGACCTTGGCGACGAAGTCGAGCGCCTGCTCGGCGTCGGCGACCACGGTGCTGCCCCGTCCGACTTTCAGTGCCGGATCGATGCGTACGGTCGGGACCACCGCGTCGGACATCCGCATGCCTTCGAGCAGCGCGCCCTTGCCTGCGGAGTCCTGGTCGTACCGGTGCCGGTCCACGGGATAGGTGCCGACCTCCAGCTTTCGCACGTCGATCTCCCCTGCGGTGGGCGTACCGTGCACGCTGGCGCAGCCGGTGAGCAGTCCTGCCCATGCCAGGCAATACGCGGTGAGCGCAATGCGTTTGGTCCGAACCATGACAG
The DNA window shown above is from Nocardia sp. NBC_01730 and carries:
- a CDS encoding DUF7373 family lipoprotein codes for the protein MVRTKRIALTAYCLAWAGLLTGCASVHGTPTAGEIDVRKLEVGTYPVDRHRYDQDSAGKGALLEGMRMSDAVVPTVRIDPALKVGRGSTVVADAEQALDFVAKVSKPVFDNRKLIVGYAASGADRPDPAGQTNPSPDATAITDAVFRFPDEADARLTARELEDVDIAVSPENRKLSSTKYPDAYIHWRPGVPTVGTFMAYKEFVISLFIQRPRADSTDLVSWIDKTLAAQVAQLDTFTPTPANKLDALQVDPDGLLARVAVADRKSRTPDPATFAVYGADHTVHRADDEDAHLRLIEDAGVDHTAIVDDDYVARTRDAAAAQKLATGLLESEGGHYDTLGAPKDVPGARCLQLNSKGDPNREYKYRCYVAYKRYVGVVTSDKEPDVRQQVAAEYALLANSF